ATTTAAATATTTAACAATATCTAAAGGTTCACACATTCTACCTTCACCAAAAATGCCACTTGCTAATTCACCTTTTGGAGAAGGCAACACTATCATTCCATAATTCTTTAACAAATCAATATTTGTTTTGAATGCTGGATATTCATACATATCAGAATCCATAGCAGGTGCAACAAATATTTTCGCTCTCAATGCTGAAGCAACTATAGTTAATGCATTATCAGTATTCCCTGTTGCTAGCTTAGAAATAGTTGATGCAGTTGCAGGAGCAATAATCATTATATCTGCCCATAATGCCAAGTCAATATGCCATGAACCACTTGAAGGCTCTTGACCAGAAACTGGATACATTGAAATAGCTACCTGATGTTTTGATATAGTTGCAAAAGTTAATGGTGTAATAAAATTAGTTGCTGATGGAGTCATTATTACTTTAACTTCAGCTCCAAGTTTAGTTAATTCTCTAACTAAAAGTACACTCTTATAAGCTGCTATACTTCCAGTAACTCCTACAATTATTTTTTTTTCAAAAAGATTATTCATAGTTCAATTTATATGTACTATTATCATTACAAAAATAATAACATTATTAAAACATAAATCATAAAAATGTTAAAAACTAATAAATAAATATTTTCATTATTTTAACTTCTTCTAACTTTTATACTTATCTTTTGCTCTTATACTATACCTTGTATTACTCTTAAACACTACCATTGCAGAGAATCGATATATTAATATTTAAATATTATTCTAACATTTATAACACAAATAATACTTTATATTTATTTTTGATTTTCAAAAAAATTTCACCCTTAAATATTAAATCTTGAAATTTTATTTTATTCATTAATTAATTATATTTCAAAATATAAATTTTAACTATTTATAGTTTCCTCTACAGTCCGCTTAGAATCAATGTATTTTCAACATTATTTTTTTATTAATTAATTTTTAAACTAATTTATTTTTTATAATATTTTTTTTATATAATTTATATTAGATTTAATATTTCAATGGAACCGCTTAATTACAATATGTACAAGCATTTTTTTATTTTTATTTTCTCATTTTTAAAATTCATAATTTTTTTGTGATAACAATATTTAATTTTTTAAGTTAAATATTATTTCAAAATATTTAGAATAAAAATTAGCTTTTTCATCTAAAAAAAACTACAATAAAAATTTAATTAAATTTTTATTGTAGTCTAGAATTTGATTGATATATTTTTTTTCTTAATGTTAATTGTAATATATATAAAATATTTAAGAATCTCTACCAAGCCATGTTTTATATGGTTTCTAAGAGTATCACTAAATTATTTATGTCTAAAATGTACGAAAAGTCTTCCAAAGTTTTTACTATCTTTTTCAACTCTGTGGTACAATAACTTTATTTCTTTTTGATCTAAAAATCTAATCACTTTTTTCTTAAGTTGACCTGATCCTTTTCCTGGAATTATTTCAATCAATGGTGCTTTTTTTTTGATTGCTTCTAAAATAATATTATTAAGAGCAGATTCTATTTTATCACCTTTATTAAATATTTCATGTAAATCTAATTTAAGTTTCATTTAAATAATTTTTATAATTCTTGTTATTTATAATTTCAATTACAACTCACTTTTTAAAGATTTGGATTTGCTCTATAATAGCTTTATTACTTGGGTTTTCAGCAACTATAACATTTGAACTAATATACTTATTAATTTCATTTTTTGTAGTTTCTCCTATTGCTACATAAGTTGTTAAATTATCTTTAAGTTGATTAAGAGAATGGTTGGAAATCGACTCAAAAAAATTTATGACTGCTGATGGTGAATAGAATACTATAAAATTAATTTCATTTTCTAAAACACAATTTTCAATTTTTTGGCTTAGATTATCTGGTTTTTCAATCGAGTAAATTGGGAAATCTATAATTGATATTTTCTTCATTAACATAATTTCAAATACCTCATCTCTCCTAGATTTACTACATGGATACAAGATTTTTTCAATGTTTGTAAAATTGTAATCCTTTAATTCCTTAGCGGAGTTTACTATTGTTTCAATTGGAATATCTGGGTCAGATTCTTTTAACATTTCTGCAGTTTTATTCCCAACAACTATATAATATTTTG
Above is a window of Chlorobiota bacterium DNA encoding:
- a CDS encoding Smr/MutS family protein, encoding MKLKLDLHEIFNKGDKIESALNNIILEAIKKKAPLIEIIPGKGSGQLKKKVIRFLDQKEIKLLYHRVEKDSKNFGRLFVHFRHK
- a CDS encoding uroporphyrinogen-III synthase, with translation MKVLLTKSKKDYVLLKNEYLKAGIDLISCESIELKPFTIDPCGTRSIRRIANNCPVLITSSFACELWLDLRETYFVNSRPKYYIVVGNKTAEMLKESDPDIPIETIVNSAKELKDYNFTNIEKILYPCSKSRRDEVFEIMLMKKISIIDFPIYSIEKPDNLSQKIENCVLENEINFIVFYSPSAVINFFESISNHSLNQLKDNLTTYVAIGETTKNEINKYISSNVIVAENPSNKAIIEQIQIFKK